A genome region from Hevea brasiliensis isolate MT/VB/25A 57/8 chromosome 9, ASM3005281v1, whole genome shotgun sequence includes the following:
- the LOC110631694 gene encoding trihelix transcription factor GTL1 isoform X2 produces the protein MQQGGGVPIQPQYGAPTSEMTPPATAALGTHMLLAAGTDQSQQQQLVEEASPISSRPPAAAGNLDEFMRLSGSGDEADRAEGVASSNRWPRQETLALIQIRSDMDAAFREATVKGPLWEDVSRKLAELGYKRSAKKCREKFENVDKYYKRTKEGRAGRQDGKSYRFFSQLEALHNSSSNTSTTTLNLVTASQPIATTITTLDVAPVSIGIPMPVLSVRLPPSTVGMSSSSTMFPPDLTVTMAPAVAAPPRPSAGISFSSTSNGSSSSASSQEDDEDDYDDDKPSNIAAGPSRKRKRHSSKGGTRRMMESFEGLMKHVMQKQEAMQQRFLEAIEKREHDRMIREEAWKRQEIARQNREQELVAQERASYASRDAAIIAFLQKITGQTIQLPSPVTIAAVPQPAPPPQPQPVSLAPVVTVSIQQPPAPQPQAQPHSAALPQQYEQQQHQQVHHQQSSISSEVAMTVVPEQEVPPQEIGNIGSLEPTSSRWPKAEVLALIKLRSGLDSRYQEAGPKGPLWEEISAGMHRMGYKRSSKRCKEKWENINKYFKKVKESNKKRPEDAKTCPYFHELDALYRKKILGSSSGGGGGYSTTSSGFANLNRPEEQQQQESMTSDPLPPTKPESRSEVSATVLAQTSESQTKIGGGADVNTVLPGSLFGEGNGGSAQKGMQRQQQKQLMLHECEKMDEGDDSDNTEDDEDGVEVVGGNEEDDDDDDGDEYDERPQEERKMAYKIEFQRQNTNASRSNGGENGTPTFLAMV, from the exons ATGCAGCAAGGAGGAGGGGTTCCTATCCAACCCCAATATGGAGCACCAACAAGTGAGATGACTCCTCCTGCAACTGCTGCACTTGGCACCCACATGCTGCTGGCTGCAGGAACCGACCAATCTCAACAGCAACAGCTTGTAGAAGAGGCCTCCCCCATTAGCAGCCGACCTCCAGCCGCTGCTGGGAATTTAGATGAATTTATGAGGCTGTCAGGTAGCGGCGATGAAGCAGATCGAGCGGAAGGTGTTGCAAGCAGCAACAGGTGGCCTCGTCAAGAAACTCTAGCACTTATTCAAATTAGGTCTGATATGGATGCTGCTTTTCGTGAAGCCACCGTCAAGGGTCCCCTCTGGGAAGATGTTTCCAG GAAGCTGGCGGAGCTGGGATACAAGAGAAGTGCCAAGAAATGCAGAGAAAAATTTGAGAACGTGGACAAGTATTACAAGCGAACCAAGGAAGGACGAGCTGGTCGTCAAGATGGGAAAAGCTACAGGTTTTTCAGCCAACTGGAGGCTCTACATAACTCCAGCAGTAACACTTCAACTACAACACTCAATCTTGTCACAGCTTCTCAACCAATAGCTACCACCATAACTACCCTAGATGTTGCTCCTGTTTCCATTGGGATCCCTATGCCTGTCTTATCCGTTAGACTTCCACCTTCAACTGTCGGCATGTCTTCCTCATCCACCATGTTTCCTCCAGATTTGACCGTAACCATGGCGCCTGCTGTTGCTGCACCACCTCGGCCGTCAGCAGGAATCAGCTTCTCCTCCACTTCAAATGGCTCTTCTTCTTCTGCCAGCTCTCAAGAGGATGATGAGGATGATTATGATGATGATAAGCCATCCAACATTGCCGCAGGTCCAAGCCGCAAACGTAAAAGGCATTCTTCTAAAGGAGGCACTCGCCGAATGATGGAGTCTTTTGAGGGTCTCATGAAACATGTTATGCAAAAGCAAGAGGCCATGCAGCAGAGATTCCTGGAGGCCATAGAGAAGAGAGAACATGACCGGATGATAAGGGAGGAAGCCTGGAAAAGACAAGAAATTGCCAGACAGAACCGCGAGCAAGAGCTTGTGGCTCAAGAGCGGGCCAGTTATGCTTCTAGAGATGCTGCAATAATTGCCTTTCTACAGAAAATTACTGGCCAAACCATCCAATTGCCTTCACCTGTAACAATTGCAGCAGTCCCACAACCAGCACCCCCACCACAACCGCAACCTGTGTCATTGGCACCCGTAGTCACTGTCTCAATCCAACAGCCACCAGCCCCACAACCGCAAGCGCAACCACACTCAGCAGCATTGCCCCAGCAATATGAACAACAGCAGCACCAACAAGTTCATCATCAGCAATCATCTATTTCCTCGGAAGTAGCAATGACAGTCGTCCCAGAACAAGAGGTACCACCGCAGGAAATTGGCAATATTGGGAGCCTTGAACCTACCTCCTCAAGATGGCCAAAAGCAGAAGTACTAGCACTTATAAAGTTGAGGAGTGGGCTTGATTCCAGATATCAAGAGGCGGGGCCCAAGGGCCCACTTTGGGAAGAAATCTCCGCTGGGATGCATCGGATGGGTTACAAGAGGAGTTCCAAGAGATGCAAGGAAAAATGGGAGAACATCAACAAGTACTTCAAGAAGGTCAAGGAAAGTAATAAGAAACGCCCTGAAGATGCCAAGACCTGCCCCTATTTTCACGAACTAGATGCACTTTACAGAAAAAAGATACTTGGCAGCAGTAGCGGAGGTGGTGGCGGTTATAGCACTACCAGTAGTGGCTTTGCCAACCTGAATAGGCCAGAAGAACAGCAGCAGCAGGAAAGCATGACATCGGATCCGCTTCCACCTACAAAGCCCGAAAGTAGGAGTGAGGTCTCGGCCACGGTGCTGGCACAAACCTCTGAGTCACAAACTAAAATAGGGGGTGGTGCAGATGTCAATACTGTTTTGCCTGGAAGCCTCTTTGGAGAAGGAAATGGAGGATCAGCACAGAAG GGGATGCAAAGACAACAGCAAAAACAGTTGATGTTGCATGAATGCGAGAAAATGGACGAAGGTGATGATAGCGATAACACTGAGGATGATGAAGATGGTGTCGAAGTCGTTGGTGGCAATGAAGAGGATGACGACGACGACGATGGTGATGAATATGATGAACGGCCGCAAGAAGAGAGGAAGATGGCTTACAAGATAGAATTTCAGAGGCAGAACACAAACGCCTCTAGATCTAATGGGGGAGAAAACGGAACACCCACTTTTTTGGCCATGGTTTAG
- the LOC110631694 gene encoding trihelix transcription factor GTL1 isoform X4, which produces MKRWRKLAELGYKRSAKKCREKFENVDKYYKRTKEGRAGRQDGKSYRFFSQLEALHNSSSNTSTTTLNLVTASQPIATTITTLDVAPVSIGIPMPVLSVRLPPSTVGMSSSSTMFPPDLTVTMAPAVAAPPRPSAGISFSSTSNGSSSSASSQEDDEDDYDDDKPSNIAAGPSRKRKRHSSKGGTRRMMESFEGLMKHVMQKQEAMQQRFLEAIEKREHDRMIREEAWKRQEIARQNREQELVAQERASYASRDAAIIAFLQKITGQTIQLPSPVTIAAVPQPAPPPQPQPVSLAPVVTVSIQQPPAPQPQAQPHSAALPQQYEQQQHQQVHHQQSSISSEVAMTVVPEQEVPPQEIGNIGSLEPTSSRWPKAEVLALIKLRSGLDSRYQEAGPKGPLWEEISAGMHRMGYKRSSKRCKEKWENINKYFKKVKESNKKRPEDAKTCPYFHELDALYRKKILGSSSGGGGGYSTTSSGFANLNRPEEQQQQESMTSDPLPPTKPESRSEVSATVLAQTSESQTKIGGGADVNTVLPGSLFGEGNGGSAQKPEDIVKEFIKLQGMQRQQQKQLMLHECEKMDEGDDSDNTEDDEDGVEVVGGNEEDDDDDDGDEYDERPQEERKMAYKIEFQRQNTNASRSNGGENGTPTFLAMV; this is translated from the exons ATGAAGCGATGGAG GAAGCTGGCGGAGCTGGGATACAAGAGAAGTGCCAAGAAATGCAGAGAAAAATTTGAGAACGTGGACAAGTATTACAAGCGAACCAAGGAAGGACGAGCTGGTCGTCAAGATGGGAAAAGCTACAGGTTTTTCAGCCAACTGGAGGCTCTACATAACTCCAGCAGTAACACTTCAACTACAACACTCAATCTTGTCACAGCTTCTCAACCAATAGCTACCACCATAACTACCCTAGATGTTGCTCCTGTTTCCATTGGGATCCCTATGCCTGTCTTATCCGTTAGACTTCCACCTTCAACTGTCGGCATGTCTTCCTCATCCACCATGTTTCCTCCAGATTTGACCGTAACCATGGCGCCTGCTGTTGCTGCACCACCTCGGCCGTCAGCAGGAATCAGCTTCTCCTCCACTTCAAATGGCTCTTCTTCTTCTGCCAGCTCTCAAGAGGATGATGAGGATGATTATGATGATGATAAGCCATCCAACATTGCCGCAGGTCCAAGCCGCAAACGTAAAAGGCATTCTTCTAAAGGAGGCACTCGCCGAATGATGGAGTCTTTTGAGGGTCTCATGAAACATGTTATGCAAAAGCAAGAGGCCATGCAGCAGAGATTCCTGGAGGCCATAGAGAAGAGAGAACATGACCGGATGATAAGGGAGGAAGCCTGGAAAAGACAAGAAATTGCCAGACAGAACCGCGAGCAAGAGCTTGTGGCTCAAGAGCGGGCCAGTTATGCTTCTAGAGATGCTGCAATAATTGCCTTTCTACAGAAAATTACTGGCCAAACCATCCAATTGCCTTCACCTGTAACAATTGCAGCAGTCCCACAACCAGCACCCCCACCACAACCGCAACCTGTGTCATTGGCACCCGTAGTCACTGTCTCAATCCAACAGCCACCAGCCCCACAACCGCAAGCGCAACCACACTCAGCAGCATTGCCCCAGCAATATGAACAACAGCAGCACCAACAAGTTCATCATCAGCAATCATCTATTTCCTCGGAAGTAGCAATGACAGTCGTCCCAGAACAAGAGGTACCACCGCAGGAAATTGGCAATATTGGGAGCCTTGAACCTACCTCCTCAAGATGGCCAAAAGCAGAAGTACTAGCACTTATAAAGTTGAGGAGTGGGCTTGATTCCAGATATCAAGAGGCGGGGCCCAAGGGCCCACTTTGGGAAGAAATCTCCGCTGGGATGCATCGGATGGGTTACAAGAGGAGTTCCAAGAGATGCAAGGAAAAATGGGAGAACATCAACAAGTACTTCAAGAAGGTCAAGGAAAGTAATAAGAAACGCCCTGAAGATGCCAAGACCTGCCCCTATTTTCACGAACTAGATGCACTTTACAGAAAAAAGATACTTGGCAGCAGTAGCGGAGGTGGTGGCGGTTATAGCACTACCAGTAGTGGCTTTGCCAACCTGAATAGGCCAGAAGAACAGCAGCAGCAGGAAAGCATGACATCGGATCCGCTTCCACCTACAAAGCCCGAAAGTAGGAGTGAGGTCTCGGCCACGGTGCTGGCACAAACCTCTGAGTCACAAACTAAAATAGGGGGTGGTGCAGATGTCAATACTGTTTTGCCTGGAAGCCTCTTTGGAGAAGGAAATGGAGGATCAGCACAGAAG CCAGAAGACATCGTGAAAGAGTTTATAAAACTGCAGGGGATGCAAAGACAACAGCAAAAACAGTTGATGTTGCATGAATGCGAGAAAATGGACGAAGGTGATGATAGCGATAACACTGAGGATGATGAAGATGGTGTCGAAGTCGTTGGTGGCAATGAAGAGGATGACGACGACGACGATGGTGATGAATATGATGAACGGCCGCAAGAAGAGAGGAAGATGGCTTACAAGATAGAATTTCAGAGGCAGAACACAAACGCCTCTAGATCTAATGGGGGAGAAAACGGAACACCCACTTTTTTGGCCATGGTTTAG
- the LOC110631694 gene encoding trihelix transcription factor GTL1 isoform X1 produces MQQGGGVPIQPQYGAPTSEMTPPATAALGTHMLLAAGTDQSQQQQLVEEASPISSRPPAAAGNLDEFMRLSGSGDEADRAEGVASSNRWPRQETLALIQIRSDMDAAFREATVKGPLWEDVSRKLAELGYKRSAKKCREKFENVDKYYKRTKEGRAGRQDGKSYRFFSQLEALHNSSSNTSTTTLNLVTASQPIATTITTLDVAPVSIGIPMPVLSVRLPPSTVGMSSSSTMFPPDLTVTMAPAVAAPPRPSAGISFSSTSNGSSSSASSQEDDEDDYDDDKPSNIAAGPSRKRKRHSSKGGTRRMMESFEGLMKHVMQKQEAMQQRFLEAIEKREHDRMIREEAWKRQEIARQNREQELVAQERASYASRDAAIIAFLQKITGQTIQLPSPVTIAAVPQPAPPPQPQPVSLAPVVTVSIQQPPAPQPQAQPHSAALPQQYEQQQHQQVHHQQSSISSEVAMTVVPEQEVPPQEIGNIGSLEPTSSRWPKAEVLALIKLRSGLDSRYQEAGPKGPLWEEISAGMHRMGYKRSSKRCKEKWENINKYFKKVKESNKKRPEDAKTCPYFHELDALYRKKILGSSSGGGGGYSTTSSGFANLNRPEEQQQQESMTSDPLPPTKPESRSEVSATVLAQTSESQTKIGGGADVNTVLPGSLFGEGNGGSAQKPEDIVKEFIKLQGMQRQQQKQLMLHECEKMDEGDDSDNTEDDEDGVEVVGGNEEDDDDDDGDEYDERPQEERKMAYKIEFQRQNTNASRSNGGENGTPTFLAMV; encoded by the exons ATGCAGCAAGGAGGAGGGGTTCCTATCCAACCCCAATATGGAGCACCAACAAGTGAGATGACTCCTCCTGCAACTGCTGCACTTGGCACCCACATGCTGCTGGCTGCAGGAACCGACCAATCTCAACAGCAACAGCTTGTAGAAGAGGCCTCCCCCATTAGCAGCCGACCTCCAGCCGCTGCTGGGAATTTAGATGAATTTATGAGGCTGTCAGGTAGCGGCGATGAAGCAGATCGAGCGGAAGGTGTTGCAAGCAGCAACAGGTGGCCTCGTCAAGAAACTCTAGCACTTATTCAAATTAGGTCTGATATGGATGCTGCTTTTCGTGAAGCCACCGTCAAGGGTCCCCTCTGGGAAGATGTTTCCAG GAAGCTGGCGGAGCTGGGATACAAGAGAAGTGCCAAGAAATGCAGAGAAAAATTTGAGAACGTGGACAAGTATTACAAGCGAACCAAGGAAGGACGAGCTGGTCGTCAAGATGGGAAAAGCTACAGGTTTTTCAGCCAACTGGAGGCTCTACATAACTCCAGCAGTAACACTTCAACTACAACACTCAATCTTGTCACAGCTTCTCAACCAATAGCTACCACCATAACTACCCTAGATGTTGCTCCTGTTTCCATTGGGATCCCTATGCCTGTCTTATCCGTTAGACTTCCACCTTCAACTGTCGGCATGTCTTCCTCATCCACCATGTTTCCTCCAGATTTGACCGTAACCATGGCGCCTGCTGTTGCTGCACCACCTCGGCCGTCAGCAGGAATCAGCTTCTCCTCCACTTCAAATGGCTCTTCTTCTTCTGCCAGCTCTCAAGAGGATGATGAGGATGATTATGATGATGATAAGCCATCCAACATTGCCGCAGGTCCAAGCCGCAAACGTAAAAGGCATTCTTCTAAAGGAGGCACTCGCCGAATGATGGAGTCTTTTGAGGGTCTCATGAAACATGTTATGCAAAAGCAAGAGGCCATGCAGCAGAGATTCCTGGAGGCCATAGAGAAGAGAGAACATGACCGGATGATAAGGGAGGAAGCCTGGAAAAGACAAGAAATTGCCAGACAGAACCGCGAGCAAGAGCTTGTGGCTCAAGAGCGGGCCAGTTATGCTTCTAGAGATGCTGCAATAATTGCCTTTCTACAGAAAATTACTGGCCAAACCATCCAATTGCCTTCACCTGTAACAATTGCAGCAGTCCCACAACCAGCACCCCCACCACAACCGCAACCTGTGTCATTGGCACCCGTAGTCACTGTCTCAATCCAACAGCCACCAGCCCCACAACCGCAAGCGCAACCACACTCAGCAGCATTGCCCCAGCAATATGAACAACAGCAGCACCAACAAGTTCATCATCAGCAATCATCTATTTCCTCGGAAGTAGCAATGACAGTCGTCCCAGAACAAGAGGTACCACCGCAGGAAATTGGCAATATTGGGAGCCTTGAACCTACCTCCTCAAGATGGCCAAAAGCAGAAGTACTAGCACTTATAAAGTTGAGGAGTGGGCTTGATTCCAGATATCAAGAGGCGGGGCCCAAGGGCCCACTTTGGGAAGAAATCTCCGCTGGGATGCATCGGATGGGTTACAAGAGGAGTTCCAAGAGATGCAAGGAAAAATGGGAGAACATCAACAAGTACTTCAAGAAGGTCAAGGAAAGTAATAAGAAACGCCCTGAAGATGCCAAGACCTGCCCCTATTTTCACGAACTAGATGCACTTTACAGAAAAAAGATACTTGGCAGCAGTAGCGGAGGTGGTGGCGGTTATAGCACTACCAGTAGTGGCTTTGCCAACCTGAATAGGCCAGAAGAACAGCAGCAGCAGGAAAGCATGACATCGGATCCGCTTCCACCTACAAAGCCCGAAAGTAGGAGTGAGGTCTCGGCCACGGTGCTGGCACAAACCTCTGAGTCACAAACTAAAATAGGGGGTGGTGCAGATGTCAATACTGTTTTGCCTGGAAGCCTCTTTGGAGAAGGAAATGGAGGATCAGCACAGAAG CCAGAAGACATCGTGAAAGAGTTTATAAAACTGCAGGGGATGCAAAGACAACAGCAAAAACAGTTGATGTTGCATGAATGCGAGAAAATGGACGAAGGTGATGATAGCGATAACACTGAGGATGATGAAGATGGTGTCGAAGTCGTTGGTGGCAATGAAGAGGATGACGACGACGACGATGGTGATGAATATGATGAACGGCCGCAAGAAGAGAGGAAGATGGCTTACAAGATAGAATTTCAGAGGCAGAACACAAACGCCTCTAGATCTAATGGGGGAGAAAACGGAACACCCACTTTTTTGGCCATGGTTTAG
- the LOC110631694 gene encoding trihelix transcription factor GTL1 isoform X3 encodes MQQGGGVPIQPQYGAPTSEMTPPATAALGTHMLLAAGTDQSQQQQLVEEASPISSRPPAAAGNLDEFMRLSGSGDEADRAEGVASSNRWPRQETLALIQIRSDMDAAFREATVKGPLWEDVSRKLAELGYKRSAKKCREKFENVDKYYKRTKEGRAGRQDGKSYRFFSQLEALHNSSSNTSTTTLNLVTASQPIATTITTLDVAPVSIGIPMPVLSVRLPPSTVGMSSSSTMFPPDLTVTMAPAVAAPPRPSAGISFSSTSNGSSSSASSQEDDEDDYDDDKPSNIAAGPSRKRKRHSSKGGTRRMMESFEGLMKHVMQKQEAMQQRFLEAIEKREHDRMIREEAWKRQEIARQNREQELVAQERASYASRDAAIIAFLQKITGQTIQLPSPVTIAAVPQPAPPPQPQPVSLAPVVTVSIQQPPAPQPQAQPHSAALPQQYEQQQHQQVHHQQSSISSEVAMTVVPEQEVPPQEIGNIGSLEPTSSRWPKAEVLALIKLRSGLDSRYQEAGPKGPLWEEISAGMHRMGYKRSSKRCKEKWENINKYFKKVKESNKKRPEDAKTCPYFHELDALYRKKILGSSSGGGGGYSTTSSGFANLNRPEEQQQQESMTSDPLPPTKPESRSEVSATVLAQTSESQTKIGGGADVNTVLPGSLFGEGNGGSAQKKTS; translated from the exons ATGCAGCAAGGAGGAGGGGTTCCTATCCAACCCCAATATGGAGCACCAACAAGTGAGATGACTCCTCCTGCAACTGCTGCACTTGGCACCCACATGCTGCTGGCTGCAGGAACCGACCAATCTCAACAGCAACAGCTTGTAGAAGAGGCCTCCCCCATTAGCAGCCGACCTCCAGCCGCTGCTGGGAATTTAGATGAATTTATGAGGCTGTCAGGTAGCGGCGATGAAGCAGATCGAGCGGAAGGTGTTGCAAGCAGCAACAGGTGGCCTCGTCAAGAAACTCTAGCACTTATTCAAATTAGGTCTGATATGGATGCTGCTTTTCGTGAAGCCACCGTCAAGGGTCCCCTCTGGGAAGATGTTTCCAG GAAGCTGGCGGAGCTGGGATACAAGAGAAGTGCCAAGAAATGCAGAGAAAAATTTGAGAACGTGGACAAGTATTACAAGCGAACCAAGGAAGGACGAGCTGGTCGTCAAGATGGGAAAAGCTACAGGTTTTTCAGCCAACTGGAGGCTCTACATAACTCCAGCAGTAACACTTCAACTACAACACTCAATCTTGTCACAGCTTCTCAACCAATAGCTACCACCATAACTACCCTAGATGTTGCTCCTGTTTCCATTGGGATCCCTATGCCTGTCTTATCCGTTAGACTTCCACCTTCAACTGTCGGCATGTCTTCCTCATCCACCATGTTTCCTCCAGATTTGACCGTAACCATGGCGCCTGCTGTTGCTGCACCACCTCGGCCGTCAGCAGGAATCAGCTTCTCCTCCACTTCAAATGGCTCTTCTTCTTCTGCCAGCTCTCAAGAGGATGATGAGGATGATTATGATGATGATAAGCCATCCAACATTGCCGCAGGTCCAAGCCGCAAACGTAAAAGGCATTCTTCTAAAGGAGGCACTCGCCGAATGATGGAGTCTTTTGAGGGTCTCATGAAACATGTTATGCAAAAGCAAGAGGCCATGCAGCAGAGATTCCTGGAGGCCATAGAGAAGAGAGAACATGACCGGATGATAAGGGAGGAAGCCTGGAAAAGACAAGAAATTGCCAGACAGAACCGCGAGCAAGAGCTTGTGGCTCAAGAGCGGGCCAGTTATGCTTCTAGAGATGCTGCAATAATTGCCTTTCTACAGAAAATTACTGGCCAAACCATCCAATTGCCTTCACCTGTAACAATTGCAGCAGTCCCACAACCAGCACCCCCACCACAACCGCAACCTGTGTCATTGGCACCCGTAGTCACTGTCTCAATCCAACAGCCACCAGCCCCACAACCGCAAGCGCAACCACACTCAGCAGCATTGCCCCAGCAATATGAACAACAGCAGCACCAACAAGTTCATCATCAGCAATCATCTATTTCCTCGGAAGTAGCAATGACAGTCGTCCCAGAACAAGAGGTACCACCGCAGGAAATTGGCAATATTGGGAGCCTTGAACCTACCTCCTCAAGATGGCCAAAAGCAGAAGTACTAGCACTTATAAAGTTGAGGAGTGGGCTTGATTCCAGATATCAAGAGGCGGGGCCCAAGGGCCCACTTTGGGAAGAAATCTCCGCTGGGATGCATCGGATGGGTTACAAGAGGAGTTCCAAGAGATGCAAGGAAAAATGGGAGAACATCAACAAGTACTTCAAGAAGGTCAAGGAAAGTAATAAGAAACGCCCTGAAGATGCCAAGACCTGCCCCTATTTTCACGAACTAGATGCACTTTACAGAAAAAAGATACTTGGCAGCAGTAGCGGAGGTGGTGGCGGTTATAGCACTACCAGTAGTGGCTTTGCCAACCTGAATAGGCCAGAAGAACAGCAGCAGCAGGAAAGCATGACATCGGATCCGCTTCCACCTACAAAGCCCGAAAGTAGGAGTGAGGTCTCGGCCACGGTGCTGGCACAAACCTCTGAGTCACAAACTAAAATAGGGGGTGGTGCAGATGTCAATACTGTTTTGCCTGGAAGCCTCTTTGGAGAAGGAAATGGAGGATCAGCACAGAAG AAGACATCGTGA